The Branchiostoma floridae strain S238N-H82 unplaced genomic scaffold, Bfl_VNyyK Sc7u5tJ_1580, whole genome shotgun sequence genome includes a region encoding these proteins:
- the LOC118408384 gene encoding 1-acyl-sn-glycerol-3-phosphate acyltransferase delta-like yields MSLVSSLTNVVAYIFMTYVILVTAVISNVFQIVAYLLMRPFSLTVYRKVVSFCQYLILSQLSFRFDWWGQSEITFYISDADRPFLGKETAVIVMNHRNSAEHLFCFAIAERLGLLRTFKAFCADYIKYVPTAGWSLSFNECIFLKRSYEKDRGIIVKQLEELHTYPGIFWLLFYCEGTRFTAERHQTSMEVARSKGLSELKHHLLPRTKGFKLCARVGRKY; encoded by the exons ATGAGCCTGGTCTCATCGCTCACCAATGTGGTGGCTTACATCTTCATGACGTACGTGATTCTGGTGACTGCTGTCATCAGTAACGTGTTCCAGATCGTGGCTTACCTGCTGATGCGGCCGTTCTCACTAACGGTGTACAGAAAGGTGGTCTCGTTCTGCCAATACCTCATCTTGAGCC AATTGTCTTTCAGGTTCGACTGGTGGGGGCAGTCAGAAATCACATTTTACATCAGTGACGCGGACCGGCCGTTCTTGGGGAAGGAGACAGCAGTCATTGTGATGAACCACAGGAACTCAGCTGAGCACCTGTTTTGCTTTGCTATAGCAGAGAGGCTTGGGCTTCTACGG ACATTCAAAGCTTTTTGTGCAGACTACATAAAGTACGTACCTACAGCTGGCTGGAGCTTGTCCTTTAACGAGTGCATCTTCCTGAAGCGGAGTTACGAAAAGGACAGAGGAATCATCGTCAAGCAGCTGGAGGAGCTGCACACCTATCCTGGCATCTTCTGG CTCCTGTTCTACTGTGAGGGAACCCGCTTTACGGCAGAGAGGCACCAGACGTCCATGGAGGTTGCCAGAAGCAAGGGTCTGTCTGAACTAAAACATCACCTTCTGCCTCGTACCAAGGGTTTTAAGCTGTGTGCTCGAGTTGGCAGGAAGTACA